Proteins encoded by one window of Anaerolineales bacterium:
- the kynU gene encoding kynureninase has product MSHPSRPLSRADAEALDASDPLAPFRDEFILPPNVIYLDGNSLGALPKGTPARLEAAIREEWGMLLVRGWNQAGWYEMPRRVGDKIARLIGAASGEVVVADSTSVNVFKTLVAALRLRPERRVIVSEIDNFPTDLYMAQGVIDLLGGGYDLRLVQAADLPTAITTETAVVLLTHVNYRTGAMHDMAALTAHAHAQGALIIWDLAHSAGAVPVDLNAAGADFAVGCGYKYLNGGPGAPAFLVVPERHQAGFRQPLSGWMGHAHPFAFDPYYAPAEGAARALVGTQAVLSMTALECGVDLMLRADRTLLRQKSVQMTDLFIDQVRAGCPELDLASPEDSARRGSQVCFRHSEQAAGYAIIQALIAQGVVGDFRAPDILRFGFAPLYLRYSEVWEAAETLVSIVTTQAWDSPTFKQQAAVT; this is encoded by the coding sequence ATGAGCCACCCCTCGCGCCCGTTGAGTCGTGCCGACGCCGAGGCGCTTGATGCCAGCGATCCCTTAGCCCCGTTTCGGGATGAATTCATCCTTCCACCGAACGTAATTTACCTTGATGGAAACTCGTTGGGGGCGCTCCCGAAAGGGACGCCCGCCCGTCTAGAGGCAGCCATTCGTGAGGAATGGGGGATGCTGCTTGTCCGGGGGTGGAATCAGGCGGGTTGGTACGAAATGCCCCGCCGCGTGGGGGATAAAATCGCCCGCCTGATTGGGGCTGCATCGGGGGAGGTCGTTGTTGCCGATTCGACCTCGGTGAATGTGTTCAAAACACTCGTCGCCGCCCTTCGCCTTCGTCCAGAGCGGCGGGTGATCGTCTCGGAAATCGACAATTTCCCTACTGATTTGTACATGGCACAAGGGGTCATTGATCTGCTTGGCGGCGGGTATGATCTGCGCCTTGTTCAGGCAGCCGATCTGCCCACTGCGATTACCACGGAAACGGCTGTCGTCCTGCTCACCCATGTGAATTACCGCACCGGCGCAATGCACGACATGGCAGCGCTCACTGCCCATGCTCATGCACAGGGGGCGCTCATTATTTGGGATTTGGCGCACAGCGCCGGGGCTGTCCCTGTCGATTTGAACGCGGCGGGAGCGGACTTCGCTGTTGGCTGTGGCTATAAATATCTGAATGGGGGACCAGGTGCGCCCGCCTTTTTGGTTGTCCCAGAGCGGCATCAGGCGGGCTTTCGGCAGCCCCTCTCTGGCTGGATGGGACACGCCCATCCCTTCGCCTTCGATCCTTATTACGCTCCCGCAGAAGGCGCGGCGCGGGCGTTGGTAGGGACACAAGCCGTCTTGAGCATGACCGCCCTTGAATGTGGCGTTGACCTCATGCTGCGGGCGGATAGGACGCTGCTCCGCCAGAAATCCGTGCAGATGACTGATTTGTTTATCGACCAGGTGCGGGCGGGCTGCCCGGAGTTAGATTTGGCAAGCCCAGAGGATAGCGCCAGACGGGGGAGTCAAGTTTGTTTCCGCCACTCTGAACAGGCGGCGGGCTACGCCATCATTCAGGCGCTCATTGCACAGGGCGTGGTAGGCGATTTTCGCGCCCCGGATATTCTCCGTTTTGGGTTTGCGCCGCTCTATCTTCGTTACAGCGAGGTATGGGAGGCGGCAGAAACGCTTGTGTCGATTGTTACGACGCAGGCGTGGGATAGCCCGACATTCAAACAACAGGCGGCAGTGACCTAA
- a CDS encoding GAF domain-containing protein — translation MELNLVVVIVAVSLLTVGMLTVGLLVGYIRGLKRGRERAEQSASRPDLEMLVGIGRAILGAQLRPDALNELVYQQASRIVDTRNFQLGLFENDDYAIRVWVRDGERLPPQRFLGGASSGLIGWVRKTGSGIRVGDFVREWEALPAQPSYDSVNPPRSALFVPLLVGGEGIGVIAVQSDQADSFSDEQLRLLTVIANQIASAIKNAQLYRQARTRADQLRVISEVTRQLTAVQPLPNLFRQIVTLVHNTFNYYAVNVYTYDPHRDEVRLRASSQNDFDRRAFALKPGEGLAGAAYSQAGAIIVPDVSKDSRYLPLAALPKTRSEFCLPLMIERRVLGVLDVQSDQLDAFKDDDAFTLESLAGQLALAIQEAETFDAARRQAERLNAVAEASRAVVSILDVNDLLDEVVDLVSDYFGYDRVHLFLRSGERIVFRSGSGAHSARWSIEQLSYNLNDNGFIPWVARTGHALISGDVGRDERYVTAPGIEDTRSEMTVPIALNNRTLGVFDIQSTDREAFTPEDVTLVQALADTVAIGIRNAGLFATETRRRILAETLREVSAVLVSSLDLQSVLDGLLGSLERVVDYEAALILLRRGEERVDYVVRAVRGVVNEAEVLGQCILGEADGRRPVIDQMWELLRRMELPDPMIAESGQDRLYAPMQVGGREIGLLAVERIGPDQFNAEDIEIINTFANQAALAIEGAQLFAAQQEEAWVTTALLSVAESVNSTLDLVGTFDTLTRLTPMLVGVSWCVILEYRAEDRQFYGVSAYGLSTEGETIFKTFTLDEDHPFALAMLTHGTALILTGDDDDPDPEISKHPRAQLPAELVALLEVKTVVALPFVAKGVLIGVMLVERPALGEPGNRHQRLKILSGIAHQAALALETARLQEQVNQQQRLERELEVAQGIQRSFLPDKLPSPRGWELATFYRAARQVGGDFYDFIPLKENRIGIVIADVADKGVPAALFMALCRTNIRAAAFTRTDPVETMLRVNQLLLSDSRTDLFVTVWYGVWDPRTGEIVYACMGHNPPLVINSEGATAELSGKGIALGVVETMRLEKRRIILEPGDIMVAYTDGITDALRADNAEFGVVGLQSTVLTHRTLSAQEITDRVMRGVDEFSGSVPQFDDLTLIVLKRLGEKRTGRPPMEKPMLKPVNPPMME, via the coding sequence GTGGAACTCAACCTAGTCGTCGTCATTGTTGCCGTCAGTTTGCTGACCGTCGGAATGCTGACGGTTGGCTTGCTTGTTGGCTATATCCGAGGCTTAAAACGCGGGCGGGAACGCGCCGAACAGAGCGCATCCCGACCCGATTTGGAAATGTTGGTGGGCATTGGGCGGGCAATCCTCGGTGCGCAGCTTCGCCCCGATGCCCTGAATGAACTCGTCTATCAACAAGCCTCGCGCATTGTTGATACACGGAATTTTCAGCTTGGCTTGTTCGAGAATGATGATTACGCGATCAGAGTGTGGGTGCGCGATGGCGAACGCCTTCCCCCCCAGCGATTCCTCGGTGGGGCATCCAGCGGCTTGATTGGTTGGGTGCGTAAGACGGGGAGCGGGATACGGGTAGGCGATTTTGTCCGCGAGTGGGAAGCATTGCCCGCCCAACCAAGCTACGACAGCGTGAATCCCCCCCGTTCGGCGCTCTTTGTGCCACTTCTTGTCGGCGGGGAGGGAATTGGGGTAATTGCCGTCCAGAGCGATCAAGCCGACTCCTTTAGTGATGAGCAGTTGCGTTTGTTGACGGTGATTGCCAACCAAATTGCCAGCGCTATTAAAAACGCCCAACTTTACCGCCAAGCCCGCACCCGTGCCGACCAACTGCGCGTGATCAGCGAGGTGACCCGCCAACTGACCGCCGTCCAGCCGCTCCCTAATCTGTTTCGGCAGATTGTCACCCTTGTTCACAATACCTTCAATTACTATGCGGTGAATGTCTACACCTACGATCCGCATCGGGATGAGGTGCGTCTACGCGCCAGCAGCCAAAATGACTTTGATCGACGCGCCTTTGCCTTGAAGCCCGGAGAGGGCTTGGCGGGGGCAGCCTATAGCCAAGCGGGGGCGATTATCGTCCCCGATGTCAGCAAGGACTCTCGTTACTTGCCGCTTGCTGCCCTGCCCAAAACACGCTCTGAATTTTGCCTGCCGCTCATGATTGAGCGGCGCGTTTTGGGCGTTCTGGATGTGCAAAGCGATCAATTGGACGCCTTCAAGGATGATGACGCCTTCACGTTGGAATCGCTTGCCGGGCAGTTGGCGCTGGCGATCCAAGAGGCGGAAACCTTCGATGCGGCACGGCGGCAAGCTGAGCGGCTGAATGCCGTCGCTGAAGCATCGCGGGCAGTGGTCTCCATTTTGGACGTGAACGATCTACTTGATGAGGTGGTCGATCTCGTCTCCGATTACTTTGGCTATGATCGCGTTCACCTCTTTTTGCGCAGTGGGGAACGGATTGTCTTTCGCAGCGGGAGCGGCGCTCACAGCGCCCGGTGGTCGATTGAGCAGCTTTCCTACAATCTGAACGATAATGGATTCATCCCCTGGGTGGCGCGAACGGGACACGCCCTGATCAGCGGCGATGTAGGGCGTGACGAGCGCTATGTGACGGCACCGGGGATTGAAGATACCCGCAGCGAGATGACCGTTCCCATTGCCTTGAACAACCGGACACTCGGTGTTTTCGATATTCAGAGTACAGATCGAGAAGCATTTACCCCCGAAGATGTGACGCTTGTCCAAGCGCTGGCGGATACAGTGGCGATTGGCATTCGGAATGCCGGGTTGTTTGCCACCGAAACACGCCGTCGTATCCTTGCCGAAACACTTCGTGAAGTGAGCGCCGTCCTCGTCTCCTCCTTAGACCTTCAGAGTGTCCTTGATGGGTTGTTGGGAAGTTTAGAGCGCGTCGTTGATTACGAGGCTGCCCTCATCTTGCTGCGGCGGGGGGAAGAACGGGTGGATTACGTTGTGCGGGCGGTGCGCGGCGTCGTCAACGAAGCAGAGGTCTTGGGGCAATGTATCTTAGGCGAGGCGGACGGACGCCGCCCAGTGATCGACCAAATGTGGGAATTGCTGCGGCGGATGGAACTACCCGACCCGATGATTGCCGAAAGTGGGCAAGATCGCCTCTATGCGCCAATGCAGGTTGGTGGGCGGGAGATCGGTTTGCTTGCCGTCGAACGGATCGGGCCGGATCAATTCAACGCCGAGGATATTGAGATCATCAATACCTTTGCCAATCAGGCAGCGCTTGCCATTGAAGGGGCGCAGCTTTTCGCCGCCCAACAAGAAGAAGCGTGGGTGACGACAGCACTTCTTTCCGTTGCCGAGTCCGTCAATAGTACGCTTGATCTTGTCGGAACGTTCGATACGCTCACCCGCCTGACGCCGATGCTTGTCGGTGTGTCGTGGTGTGTGATTCTTGAATACCGTGCAGAAGATCGGCAATTTTATGGTGTCTCGGCATACGGGCTGTCCACCGAAGGGGAAACCATCTTCAAAACGTTTACTCTGGATGAGGATCACCCCTTTGCTCTTGCTATGCTGACACACGGGACGGCATTGATCCTGACTGGCGATGATGATGATCCCGATCCAGAGATCAGCAAACACCCTCGCGCCCAACTGCCGGCTGAACTCGTTGCCTTGTTGGAGGTAAAAACTGTTGTTGCCCTACCCTTTGTGGCGAAAGGCGTCCTCATTGGGGTGATGCTGGTGGAGCGTCCCGCCTTAGGCGAACCGGGCAACCGCCACCAACGGCTGAAGATTCTGAGCGGGATTGCCCACCAAGCAGCATTAGCCCTAGAGACGGCACGCCTTCAAGAACAGGTCAACCAGCAGCAGCGCTTGGAGCGGGAACTGGAAGTGGCGCAAGGCATCCAGCGCAGTTTCCTCCCCGATAAACTTCCCTCTCCCAGAGGGTGGGAGTTAGCAACCTTCTACCGCGCCGCACGGCAGGTTGGCGGTGATTTCTACGACTTTATCCCTCTGAAAGAAAATCGAATCGGGATCGTCATTGCCGATGTTGCCGATAAGGGCGTTCCGGCGGCGCTCTTTATGGCGCTGTGCCGGACGAACATCCGCGCTGCCGCTTTCACCCGCACCGATCCGGTGGAAACCATGCTGCGGGTGAACCAACTTCTCCTTTCTGATAGCCGGACGGATTTATTCGTCACGGTCTGGTACGGCGTGTGGGACCCCCGCACCGGGGAGATTGTCTACGCCTGTATGGGGCATAATCCGCCGTTGGTGATCAACAGTGAGGGTGCTACGGCGGAACTATCTGGAAAGGGTATTGCACTTGGCGTGGTGGAGACGATGCGCCTAGAAAAGCGACGCATTATCCTTGAGCCGGGAGATATCATGGTCGCCTACACGGATGGTATCACCGATGCGCTGCGTGCTGATAACGCTGAATTCGGCGTTGTAGGGTTGCAATCTACCGTTTTGACACATCGGACGCTGAGCGCCCAAGAAATCACAGATCGCGTCATGCGCGGTGTTGATGAGTTCAGCGGCTCTGTCCCCCAATTTGATGACCTCACCTTGATTGTCTTGAAACGCCTCGGTGAAAAGCGCACCGGACGCCCACCGATGGAAAAGCCGATGTTGAAGCCTGTCAACCCGCCAATGATGGAGTGA
- a CDS encoding anti-sigma factor antagonist (This anti-anti-sigma factor, or anti-sigma factor antagonist, belongs to a family that includes characterized members SpoIIAA, RsbV, RsfA, and RsfB.) has product MAEERRLVIPGVLERVLLACDFVAEAANTVGLDDRASYHCQMAVDEWCTNIIEHGYGGGGDDYTIELILRLQPAQLTMIVADESAPFDPTTLPAPDTNSPLENREPGGLGWYFITKTMNAVHYAYKNGHNVLTMVKRGEGERVMPETPTPFTVYTTDDGVLVMAPVGRVDSSVGRQLEAALTSQISAGQRRIVVDMDGVTYISSTGLKALLSALRRLQALNGGITLAGLKPRVQETFEMSGFDTLFIIKPTAQDAVAAILSA; this is encoded by the coding sequence ATGGCTGAAGAACGACGGTTGGTAATTCCGGGCGTTTTGGAGCGTGTTCTACTCGCCTGTGATTTCGTAGCAGAAGCGGCAAACACGGTTGGGCTGGATGATCGTGCCTCCTACCACTGTCAAATGGCGGTGGATGAATGGTGTACAAACATCATTGAGCATGGCTATGGCGGCGGTGGGGACGATTATACGATTGAATTGATCCTTCGTCTTCAACCCGCTCAATTGACGATGATCGTCGCTGATGAAAGCGCCCCCTTTGACCCAACAACGCTTCCGGCGCCGGATACAAATAGCCCACTGGAAAACCGTGAACCGGGCGGGTTGGGGTGGTATTTCATCACAAAAACGATGAACGCTGTCCATTACGCCTATAAGAATGGGCATAATGTGTTGACCATGGTGAAACGGGGGGAAGGCGAGCGTGTTATGCCAGAAACGCCCACACCTTTTACCGTCTATACAACCGACGACGGGGTGCTGGTCATGGCACCTGTTGGGCGGGTGGATTCATCTGTTGGACGGCAGTTAGAAGCGGCACTCACCAGCCAGATCAGCGCTGGGCAGCGGCGAATTGTCGTTGATATGGACGGTGTAACCTACATCTCCAGCACAGGGCTAAAGGCGCTGCTCAGTGCCTTACGCCGTTTACAAGCGCTGAATGGGGGAATTACCCTTGCCGGACTCAAGCCCCGCGTTCAAGAAACCTTTGAAATGTCGGGATTCGACACATTATTCATCATCAAACCCACCGCGCAAGATGCGGTAGCTGCCATCTTGTCTGCCTAG
- a CDS encoding STAS domain-containing protein: protein MHINVSEMRRVVLIEVSGRVDSTNANKLGDSLNEQIDAGRTMLVLDLSGVEYMSSAGLREMVAAVKKIRSNNGDIRIASPSARAKEVLELAGLNMIFQVFMTQVEAVGSF from the coding sequence ATGCACATCAATGTTTCTGAAATGCGCCGCGTTGTTTTGATTGAAGTGAGCGGACGTGTGGACAGTACCAATGCAAATAAATTGGGTGATTCTCTGAATGAACAAATCGATGCCGGGCGCACGATGCTTGTCCTTGATTTAAGCGGTGTGGAGTACATGAGCAGCGCCGGGCTGCGCGAGATGGTCGCTGCGGTGAAGAAAATCCGCAGCAACAACGGCGATATTCGGATTGCCAGCCCCTCGGCACGGGCGAAAGAAGTCCTTGAATTGGCGGGCTTGAACATGATCTTCCAAGTCTTTATGACTCAAGTGGAAGCAGTCGGCAGCTTCTAG
- a CDS encoding endonuclease/exonuclease/phosphatase family protein: MIPFVSRLLWATGGLYSVAAALFLIARRFVSDIAFAPIGFLNSFAHWLMLPGLIVLPLAILFRRRRVAWGAALPALEFILTYGGLYLRQSPTLPPETASFTLMTYNLHAEDVHLAPMVRVIAEMDADIVCLQELSDALAAQLERDLAGQYPYRALHGTLRTDGQGVLSKFPIREDRYFTHADIPNRQGQQRVVIATPAGDVVIYNVHPVHPGMVGVLFDAEPRAREVGYLLARVKAEHGIVIMAGDMNLNDQTNVYAEIAAVMSDAYREVGYGLGLTFPNWQTPQSLPRGRGSPLPIPLLVRLDHIFYRGGLRALSAHVGEDTGGSDHHPVIVAFGR; the protein is encoded by the coding sequence ATGATCCCTTTCGTCTCGCGCCTCTTATGGGCAACAGGTGGTTTGTACAGTGTCGCCGCCGCTCTTTTTTTGATTGCCCGCCGCTTTGTGAGCGATATTGCCTTTGCCCCGATTGGTTTCCTGAACAGCTTTGCCCATTGGCTGATGCTGCCGGGGCTGATTGTTTTGCCATTGGCAATCCTTTTTCGGCGGCGGCGGGTGGCGTGGGGGGCGGCGCTTCCTGCCCTAGAATTCATCCTTACCTATGGCGGACTGTACCTTCGTCAAAGCCCCACCCTGCCTCCCGAAACGGCTTCATTTACGCTGATGACCTATAACCTGCACGCCGAGGATGTTCACCTTGCGCCGATGGTGCGGGTGATTGCCGAGATGGATGCCGATATTGTTTGCTTGCAAGAACTGAGCGATGCCCTTGCCGCACAGCTTGAGCGCGATTTGGCGGGGCAGTACCCATACCGTGCCTTACATGGCACACTGCGTACCGATGGGCAAGGCGTCCTGAGCAAATTTCCCATTCGCGAGGATCGTTACTTTACCCACGCCGACATTCCAAACCGTCAGGGGCAGCAGCGCGTTGTGATCGCTACGCCGGCAGGGGATGTGGTAATCTACAACGTCCACCCTGTCCATCCTGGGATGGTGGGGGTTCTTTTCGATGCCGAACCTCGCGCCCGTGAGGTGGGCTACCTTTTGGCGCGGGTGAAGGCGGAACATGGCATTGTAATCATGGCAGGGGACATGAATCTGAATGACCAGACGAATGTCTATGCTGAGATTGCGGCGGTCATGAGCGACGCTTACCGCGAGGTGGGCTATGGCTTGGGATTGACCTTTCCCAACTGGCAAACGCCGCAGAGTCTTCCGCGTGGGAGAGGCTCACCCTTGCCCATCCCCTTGCTTGTGCGGCTGGATCATATCTTTTATCGGGGCGGACTGCGGGCGCTCTCTGCCCATGTGGGCGAAGATACGGGTGGCTCGGATCACCATCCGGTCATTGTTGCTTTTGGGCGCTAA
- a CDS encoding TIGR03960 family B12-binding radical SAM protein encodes MIPSPEQIERKLDRVLRSVTKPGRYVGGEYNQVVKDWQTTPFRAALAFPDIYDLGMSNLGLMLLYDVYNKQPDMLAERVYSPWVDMEDAMRRADIPLYSLETKHAIRAFDLLGISLPYEQLFTNALTMLDLAGMPILAAERDERYPLVIAGGHACFNPEPMADFIDAFVIGEGEEIILDIARILMATKGQPRREQLRQLARVEGLYIPSFYDVAYHADGRVQAITPNMSDAPAKILKRIVPILPPPFTKFIVPNVDTVHNRAPIEIMRGCTRGCRFCHAGMVTRPVRERSVAEVVQAVGEIVANTGFEEIGLLSLSSSDYTNVKDLVTLIGDEWGAQGLSIGLPSLRIESMSADLMDALKDTRRSGFTLAPEAATEKMRDIINKYVPDEQVLTTAREIYKRGWRTIKLYFMIGHPSETLDDVQAIIDLSKRVLQEGRAFHGNRATLNVSVSTFVPKPHTPFQWVACDTLDQVYAKQRLLKDQVKGNGLHLRWNNPKETVFEAFLSRGDRRLGRVIRHAWEHGARFDAWQDHFSFETWETAFAACGLDMTFYTQRTRPLDEIFPWEHLDVAVKKKFLLDDYLMSQRGETRVDCRDQCFACGILPKFTQTRMNTPAEAWECPPVVPKHLRGRDLGEVIPLTSG; translated from the coding sequence GTGATTCCATCCCCTGAACAGATTGAACGAAAACTGGATCGCGTCTTGCGCTCGGTGACGAAGCCGGGGCGCTATGTCGGTGGCGAGTACAATCAAGTCGTCAAGGATTGGCAGACAACACCCTTCCGCGCCGCCCTTGCCTTCCCTGACATTTACGACCTCGGTATGTCGAATCTGGGGTTGATGCTGCTTTACGATGTCTATAACAAGCAGCCCGATATGCTGGCAGAGCGCGTCTACAGCCCCTGGGTGGATATGGAAGATGCCATGCGGCGGGCAGATATTCCGCTCTACAGCCTAGAGACGAAACATGCTATTCGTGCCTTTGACCTGTTAGGGATCAGCCTTCCCTACGAACAGCTTTTCACCAACGCGCTGACGATGCTCGATCTGGCGGGAATGCCTATCCTCGCCGCAGAGCGCGATGAACGCTACCCGTTGGTGATCGCTGGTGGTCATGCCTGTTTCAACCCCGAACCGATGGCAGATTTTATCGATGCATTCGTCATTGGCGAGGGCGAGGAGATCATCCTTGATATTGCCCGCATCCTCATGGCGACGAAGGGGCAGCCCCGCCGCGAACAGCTTCGGCAGTTGGCAAGGGTGGAGGGGCTTTACATCCCTAGTTTCTATGATGTTGCTTATCATGCCGATGGGCGGGTGCAGGCAATCACGCCGAACATGTCGGATGCTCCCGCAAAAATCTTAAAACGAATCGTCCCGATTTTGCCGCCCCCCTTCACAAAGTTTATTGTCCCGAACGTCGATACCGTTCACAACCGCGCCCCCATTGAGATCATGCGCGGCTGTACACGGGGCTGCCGCTTTTGCCACGCGGGTATGGTCACCCGTCCGGTGCGGGAACGCTCCGTTGCCGAGGTCGTTCAGGCGGTGGGCGAGATTGTGGCGAACACAGGGTTTGAGGAAATCGGACTTCTCAGTTTGTCGTCCTCAGACTATACAAACGTGAAAGACCTTGTGACGCTTATTGGGGATGAATGGGGCGCACAGGGCTTGAGTATTGGGCTGCCAAGTCTGCGCATCGAAAGCATGTCTGCCGATTTGATGGACGCCCTCAAAGATACACGGCGGAGCGGGTTCACGCTTGCGCCGGAAGCCGCCACAGAGAAGATGCGCGACATCATCAACAAATATGTCCCTGATGAACAGGTCTTGACGACGGCACGGGAAATCTACAAGCGCGGATGGCGGACAATCAAGCTCTATTTCATGATCGGACACCCCTCCGAAACGCTGGACGATGTGCAAGCGATCATCGATCTTTCCAAACGTGTCCTTCAAGAGGGGCGTGCTTTTCACGGGAATCGGGCGACGCTCAACGTGAGTGTGAGTACGTTCGTTCCCAAGCCGCACACACCCTTTCAGTGGGTCGCCTGCGATACACTGGATCAGGTTTACGCCAAACAACGTCTCTTGAAAGATCAGGTGAAAGGAAACGGGCTGCACCTGCGCTGGAACAACCCGAAGGAAACCGTCTTTGAGGCGTTCCTCAGTCGGGGAGATCGGCGTTTGGGGCGGGTGATTCGGCACGCATGGGAACACGGGGCAAGGTTTGACGCTTGGCAAGATCATTTCTCGTTCGAGACATGGGAGACGGCGTTTGCTGCCTGTGGGCTAGACATGACGTTCTACACCCAACGCACACGCCCTCTTGATGAAATCTTCCCATGGGAACATCTTGATGTGGCGGTGAAGAAGAAATTCCTGCTCGATGATTATCTGATGTCCCAGCGGGGGGAAACGCGGGTAGACTGCCGCGACCAATGCTTTGCTTGCGGGATTTTGCCCAAATTTACCCAGACGCGGATGAACACCCCCGCCGAAGCATGGGAATGTCCGCCTGTTGTTCCCAAGCATTTGCGCGGGCGCGATCTAGGCGAGGTGATTCCTCTGACGAGTGGCTAA
- a CDS encoding L,D-transpeptidase, which yields MVKRLFAVFLLAALILPTIPAAAQDCTAAETLPGCTHGLPTAQYEALLAAINAYPAPKVTPITVNVKEVDGYTFYRVTAGAPLYDAPNGAAVGGAGDGTNFVSLYGVKDGFAKLRDGTWIRITDLTKTFASEFAGVTFDEVPRYPVAWVLQASIPAHIPGGVTRAEWAVVKRYTLVTLYAAVKKGGWTWYLIAPGQWIEQRKIALIDPTRRPQYTPQAGERWIAVDLYEQTAHYYEGDRLVGGTLVSTGLSNTSTPAGSFQIYQRLERTNLRGSMGEADGYSLPAVPYAMFFTGEVGFHAVYWHDGFGFKRSHGCVNLTISDARFLWEWTTPQPQARVIVWDSSKG from the coding sequence ATGGTCAAACGTCTTTTTGCTGTGTTTCTGTTGGCTGCCCTTATCCTGCCGACAATTCCGGCAGCCGCACAGGACTGCACCGCGGCGGAAACGCTCCCCGGCTGTACACACGGGTTACCCACCGCTCAATATGAGGCGCTTTTGGCGGCGATAAACGCCTACCCCGCGCCCAAAGTAACCCCTATCACTGTGAATGTGAAGGAAGTTGATGGGTACACCTTTTACCGCGTCACTGCTGGCGCTCCCCTCTATGACGCGCCAAACGGGGCTGCGGTGGGGGGCGCTGGTGATGGGACGAATTTTGTCAGTTTGTACGGGGTCAAAGATGGCTTTGCCAAGCTGCGCGATGGGACGTGGATTCGGATCACCGATCTGACGAAAACCTTTGCCTCAGAGTTTGCCGGAGTCACCTTTGACGAAGTGCCTCGCTACCCTGTGGCGTGGGTCTTGCAAGCGTCCATTCCCGCCCATATCCCCGGCGGTGTAACCCGCGCTGAGTGGGCGGTGGTCAAACGCTACACGTTGGTGACCCTTTATGCGGCGGTGAAAAAGGGCGGCTGGACGTGGTATCTCATTGCACCCGGGCAGTGGATTGAGCAGCGCAAGATCGCCCTGATCGACCCCACCCGCCGCCCACAATACACCCCACAAGCCGGCGAGCGGTGGATCGCTGTTGATCTCTATGAACAAACCGCCCATTATTACGAGGGGGATCGGCTCGTTGGGGGGACGCTTGTCTCCACTGGCTTGAGCAATACAAGTACGCCGGCAGGGAGCTTTCAGATTTACCAGCGCTTAGAGCGGACAAACCTGCGCGGGTCGATGGGCGAGGCAGATGGGTACTCCCTCCCCGCCGTTCCCTATGCCATGTTTTTTACGGGCGAGGTCGGTTTTCACGCTGTCTATTGGCATGATGGGTTTGGCTTCAAGCGCAGTCATGGCTGTGTCAATCTGACGATCTCGGATGCGCGGTTTCTTTGGGAGTGGACAACCCCTCAACCCCAAGCGCGGGTGATTGTCTGGGATAGCAGCAAAGGCTGA